GCCTGATTCAGCGTATCGACCGCGCCGCGGGAGACAATCGACCAGTACGAAGCGTCCACGAATTGTTCATGGGTCACCACGACAATGTGGCCGGTCCTTTTGTGACCCGTCTCGCCGATCAGCGGCAAATTCTTGAGCTTCTTATACCCCATCTCCGCCGCTTTTTCCAACACCAGCTTTTGGGTCGCCTCGGCGATGCTGGGGTGGTCATTCAGGGCTTTGGAGACTGTATTTCTGGATAAACCGAGGCTGTCCGCGATATCCTGTGCGGTGACCTTCTTTTTCATGGGCGACCTTCCCACCGGTGACTTATAAGTTAAATTCGGCCTGATGAAACAGGAAGGGATTTCATTCACCTTATTACCGCTATAATAGGATGAATAGATTCCGCTTTCGATTTCATTTGCAGGTAGACTTGGGAATGCAAATCGTAGTGAAGAAATTTATTGCATCCTTTCGTTGCAAATCCAACAATTGGATTTGCAACTATCATAACTGGAAAAAATCGAAAAGTCAATCACGGTTTCGGCCAAATTTTACATTTCTTATTTACAAATGTTACATTATCGTTTACTTCGTCCATTTCCAGCATGACCGGATTGCCGGTTCTTCCATCCCGGCAAAAACGGCATGTGTTGCGCCACGGGTCACTCGGTCGCCGCGAAGCGCAAGCCGATCATGAACATGATCCCGAGCCGTCGGAGCAGTGCTGTTGCGTTTCGCTGATTCGCTTGATACACTAAGATCGTCACTCATCGCCGAACGCAATGCCAAAGGAGGCGCACCCTTTTGAAACAAAACAAATACGACGATAGCGAATTTTTCAACAAATACAGCCAGATGGCCCGTTCCATCGGCGGGCTGGAGGCCGCCGGGGAATGGCATGTTTTCCGGGTGATGCTTCCCGAATTTTCGGGTAAGCGGGTCCTGGATCTTGGCTGCGGTTTCGGCTGGCACTGCCGTTACGCCCGCGAGCAAGGCGCCCGTTCGGTGCTGGGCGTCGATCTATCCGAGAAGATGCTGGCGCGCGCCCGGGCCGCCACCGCCGATCCCGCCATCGAATACCGCCGACTGGCGATCGAGGACATCGACTTCCCCGCCGCCGGGTTCGACATCGTGGTCAGTTCCCTGGCCCTGCATTACGTCGAGTGCTTCGACCTCGTCTGTCAGAAAGTCCAGCACAACTTGACGCCGGGCGGCCATTTCGTATTCTCCGTCGAACATCCCATCTTTACTGCCCGCGCCGCCCAGGACTGGCACTACGGCCCCCAGGGCGAGAAACTGCACTGGCCGGTCGACGACTACCAGACCGAAGGCGCCCGTACCGCCAGATTCCTCGATGAGGATGTCGTCAAATACCACCGGACCCTCGCCAGCTATCTCAACACCCTCATCGCGGCCGGCTTCCGCATCACCGAAATCGCCGAACCTGTCCCGTCCCCGGAAATGCTGGCGCAGCACCCCGACTACCGCCACGAACTGCGCCGCCCCATGTTCCTGCTCGTCGCGGCGGTGAAGGATTAGGAATGCACTTGCTTTCGACAAATTGATATGCCGGCCTCAAAAAACGCCTCCGTCATCCCCATTCCATTCTAACTCCCCCACATCCTCAATAAAATTCATAACGGAATTGAGATGTGGGGGGATCAAGGAGAATGAACAAAGACTTTCTCACCGATAGCCAGGGCATACCGGTCAGTGACGATCAACATTCCTTAAGCCTCGGCCCAAGCGGCCCGATCGTAATGGCAGATCCGGTTTTCCTCGAAAAGCTGGCCCACTTTGACCGCGAACGCGTTCCCGAAAGAGTGTTGCACGCCAAAGGCGCCGGAGCGTTCGGCTTCTTCCGGCCTTACCAGTCCATGGCCCAATTCACCAAGGCCGACTTCCTGCAGAGTCCCGAAACGATAACCCCGGTTTTCGTCCGGTTCTCGTTGGCCGGCGGCTCGCAGGGCGGCGCGGATACCGTCCGGGACATCCGGGGCTTCGCGGTGCGGTTTTATACGGACGAAGGCAACTACGACCTCGTCGGCAACCACGTTCCGGTATTTCCGTTCCGCGACCCGCTCCAGTTTCCCGATTTTGTGCACGCCATCAAACCCGATCCGGTCTCCAATATCCGGGGCGGACCGATCGGGACCAGCCGTTTCTGGGATTTCATGTCACTGCGGCCCGAATCCATGAACTTTCTCAGCTACTTGTTTTCGGATATCGGAACGGTCCAAAGCTACCGGACCATTCAGGGTTTTGGCATTAATACCTTCAAGTGGGTCAACTTGCGCGGGGATGAGGTATCCATCAAGTACCACTGGGAGCCTTGCGCCGGAGTCCAATGCATCGACAGCCGGACCGCCACTCAACTGGCGGGAAGCGACCCCGACATCGCCGGCAGGGATCTCTTTGAGACCATCGCCGCCGGTCAACCGGTCGAATACGAGCTGTGCGTCCAGATTATGAACGTGTCCGATGCAGCCAATCAACCGTTCGATCCCCTGGATCCCACCAAGATCTGGCCCGAAGACATGATTCCGCTGCTGCCGGTGGGAATGATGACGCTCAATAAAAATCCCGGGGACTTCTTCGTCGAAGTCGAGCAGGCCGCCTTCTCCCCCGCCTCCCTCGTCCCCGGGATCACACTTTCAAACGATCGCATCCTGCAGGGCCGGGTCTTTCCCTATGGCGATACCCAGCGCTACCGGATCGGCCCCAACTATGCCAACCTGCCCATCAATCGCCCGCGCCATCCGGTGCACCACAAAATGCAGGCCGGACCGATGCAAACCCGCTGCAATGACGGCATCGCCAATTACCTCCCCAACACTCTGGGCGGCGGAATGCCCCTGCCCGCCCCGGAGCGCGGCTGTCCCGCCCCCCAGTTCGCCTCCGGCGAAATCGCCCGGACCGAACCCGAGGGCGACGACTACTATCAACCCGGCTGCCGCTACCGGAACATGACCGAGCTGGAAAAGCAACATTTCGTCTCCAACATCGTCGAAAACCTCAGCCAGGCCTACGAACCGATCCAAAACCGCATGCTCGAACATTTCCTGCGCACCGACCCCGACCTCGGCCGCAGAATCGCCCAGGGGATTCAGACGGTACCGTAATGACCGTTTGGTTGCTTCCTGCCATGCTTACGTTAAAGGGTTCCACGATTCCTCCCGCCTTCGCGTTGAAGGCGGGCGACCTTTTTCCGGGGCAACGGCGTTCGCTTCAACGGATGTGATTTGCGAAAATCATGCCGCTTCACCTAGTTCCGCAAATCATGATAAAAAAAACGGGCCGTTGCATCCCGGATGAAAGCAGCGGCCCAAAACCTTCCTTTACTCCCTCATCTCCTCCCTCCCAACGATCCTCCACCCCTTGCCCCGCCGCTCCAAGGTCAACCGCTCCAGGCTCCTCCGGAACCGCCACCCCTCCTCGGTAAACTCCCGCCAGCGCAAGCGGACCGCCACCACCGCCCGCGAATCGTCCCGCGACAGCAGCCGCAATCCCTCCAGATCGGCGACGGGCGCCAGCGCCACCGCCTCCGCCAAGGCCATCCGGCGTTGCCACGCCCGGCGAAAGTCCCGGCTCCAGCGTTCCGCTTCCCCGGCGGCAGCGGCCGCCACCGGCCGCCGGCTCTGATCGTAAAATTGCCTGGCGATCCCCTGCGGATCCGCCAAAGGCCGATCCTCTCCAGCCAGCCAAAGGCTCAACGCCCCCAGCGCCAAAATTCCGCCGCAGGCCGTCGCCAGGATGCGGCCGGCCCGCCGCGCCAAACAGCGCCTCCGATAGCCCCGGACGACGGTCCGCTCCCGCTCCTCCACCCCGGCCGGCGACGCCGGAAGAACCTCCCGGCGGGCCAGCAACTCCTCCCAGACCCGTTCCACTTCGTCCGTCCCCGGCCGACGTTCCGGATCCGGCCCCAGCAACGCCAGCACCAGCCGCGACGCTTCCGCCGGAATGCCCGGCCGGAAGACTTCGGGTGGAATCAGCTCTCCCTTGCGCAAGGCGGCCGTGGGCCAGCCCCGCCGCAGCTCGTAAGGGAGCCGTCCCGTCCAAAACCAATAGATGATCAAGCCCAGATAATACCGGTCCCCCGCCGCGCCCGATCCGCCGGAACGATACTCCTCCGGCGGCCGGCACTCCGCCAGCCCCTGCGGCAGCTCCAGTTCGGGCCGGACCAGATGTTCCCGGAACCAGGGATCGGGCATCGCTACCGCCCGGCCGTCATAACGCAACCGCCGCCAATCGGGCCGTCCCACCGCCAGGCCCGCCCGGTGCAACCGGGCATAGTCCCGGATCAGCGCCCGGACCCCGCGCAACAGGCTCTCGGGATCAGCCAGCCGTTCCGCCGCCCGGTCGAGCGGCCGGCTCCGCCGCAGCGGCCAGCCCAGCCAATACCGCTCCTGATAGGCCAGAGGCCCCGCCACCGGCAGGATCCCCGCTCCGTCCGGCGGGACCGGATGAACCAGCGCCCGCCGCTCGGCCTCGCTCCGCAGCCAATTCAAGTCGGCGCTGCCCGGCCGGCCGTTCAACCGTTCCCAATGATACAACGCCAGGCCATCCGCGGCTTGCCCGCACTGAAAGACGACTCCGTCCTCCGACTGCTCCCCAAGGAACAACCATTCGCTCAAAGTATTTTCCACCTCTTCCACGAGGTAGAGTACCCAAAAAACTCCCACCGGATTCCAGCGGTCCGTTCCTTCCCCAGTCTTCTCCCCCGGACACTTGCCAGTGATTAACATCCGGTAAAAAATCTTGACCGTCTGCCAATCCGATCATATAATTCAACTAATTGACTGGAATCGTCGAAAAGTTAGGGAGGTGGAGCCATGACCGAAGCATTGACCAGCGAGAAGCATCAGTGCATCTTGGATGCGGCCCAGCAACGGTTCGCCCGTTACGGGCTGGCCAAAGTGACCATGGATGAGATCGCCCAGGATCTGGGAATGGGCAAAGCTTCGCTTTATTACTATTTCCCCACCAAGGAGAGTATCTATAAGGAAGTGATCACCCGCGAGCAGAACCGTTTCATCGAGCAGATGGCCGCCCTGCTCCGGGAGCCACGGCCGGCCGGCGCCAAGCTCCGGCTGTATCTCGAGCGGCGCTGGGTCTACCTGAATGAGCTGTTGAACCTGAGCGCCATCAACGTCCATACCATTCACCAGATGAAACCGCTCTTCGGCGATTTATACCAGAGGTTCGGCCAGCGCGAAAGGGCCCTCATCCAGCAGATCCTGGACGAAGGCAGGGAGACGGGCGAATTCGCCGTCGCCGACAGCTGCCAGACCGCCGCGGTCATCCTAAATATGCTGCGCGGCCTGCGGTTTTACTATTTCAAGACCACCGACGCCCTCACGGTGGGTTCGCCGGAATACCAAAAACTCTGCGCCGACGTCGCGCTGATGACCGAGATCATCCTGCACGGCATCACCGCGCCGGCTCAGAAATAAAGGCTCGATCCATCGGCGCCGCAATCCGTTTTGGAGACACTCCAAAGCGGTTGCGGCCCATTCCTCATCGTGCGAGAAATCAGTCGCCATTTCTCCGGAAAGGGAGTATCCATAATGAAAATTGCTTTCGCCAAAAATCTGTTCATCCCGGTCGTCCTCGTCCTGGCCCTGGCGGCCGGGGGCGGCTGGTACTGGTATACCAGCATGAGCGGGTATATCGAGACCGACGACGCCATCGTCGACGGCTACCAGGCGACTATCGGCTCGAAGATCCTGGGCCGGATCGCGGGCCTCCTGGTCAAGGAGAACCAAAAAGTCCAGGCGGGCCAGACCCTCGTCCAGCTGGACGACTCCGATCTGCGGGCCCAGGAGAACCAGGCCCAGGCGGCGCTGGCCTATGCCCAGCAAAACGTGAACCTGGCCCGGGTCAACCAAGCCAAGGCCCAGGAGGATTTCGCGCGGGCCGCGGCCCAATTCAAAGCGGGCTTCATCTCCAGGGAACAATATGACCACGCCAAGAGCGCCCTGGATGTGACCCGGGCGCAGATCGCCATCGCCCAGAGCCAGGTGGCCAGCGCCCAAAGCCAGCTGAACGTGGTCCGGACCCAACTGCTGAACACCCGGATCGCCGCCCCCATGGGCGGCGTAATCTCCAAACGCTGGGTGATGACAGGCGATGTGGTGCAGGCCGGCCAATCGATCTTCTCCATCTATGACGTGCAACACGTCTGGGTCACCGCCAATTTTGAAGAGACCAAGCTGGCGCGGTTGCGAGTCGGCGAGCCGGTGGCCATCGCCGTCGACGCCTATCCCGGAGCCCGCTTCCAGGGCCGGGTCCAGGAGATCGGCGCCAATACCGCCGCCCAATTCTCGCTGATTCCGCCGAATAACGCCTCGGGCAACTTCACCAAGATCACCCAGCGGATTCCGGTCAAGATCACCTTCGCCTCGCTCTCCGCCGCCCAGCCGCTCCTGCCGGGCATGTCGGTCGAGGTCAAAGTGAAGGTGAACTAAATGGCAGTCCATCATCTGCTGCAGCGCAAGCTGATCAGCCGCTTCGCGTCGCTCCACCCCGAGCACGAGTCCTACCGCTGGTGGGTCCTGGCCAATATCATGGTCGGCACCTTCATGGCGGTCCTGGACGCCACCATCGTCAATGTCGGACTGCCCAAGATCATGGCGGCCTTCGGCGCCAGCCTGGATAAGATCGAATGGATCTCCACCGCCTATATGCTGGTCTTCGCGGTGATGCTGCCCACCTCCGGCTGGCTCGCCGATCATTTCGGCTACAAGCGGTCGTACTTCACGGCGCTGCTCCTGTTCACCGCCGGTTCGCTCCTTTGCAGTCTCGCCTGGAACGAAAACTCGCTGATCTTCTTCCGGGTCATCCAGGGCGCCGGCGGCGGCCTGATGATGCCGGTCGGCATGGCCATCGTCACCCGGGAGTTCCCGCCGGAACAACGCGGCATGGCCCTGGGTTTCTGGGGGATCGCCGCCGCCGCCTCGATCTCGCTGGGGCCGCTGATCGGCGGCTATCTGGTGGATAATCTGAGCTGGCAGTCGATCTTCAGCGTCAATGTCCCGGTGGGTCTCTTCGGCATGCTGGCGACGCTCGTCATTCAGCGGGAATACCGGACCGAGACCTCCCGCTCCTTCGATCTGGTCGGCTTTCTGTCGATGGCGTTTTTCCTGACCTTTCTGTTGATCGCCCTCTCCGACGGAAATGCCTCCTGGAACATCGGCGGCTGGACCTCCCCGTTCATCCTGGGCTGTTTCGCCGTCTCCCTGGTCGGACTGGTGATCTTTCTTTACACCGAGTTTACCGTGGCGCATCCCTTGATCGAGCTGCGCCTGCTGAAAAATTTCAATTACGGCATCTCCTGCCTGGTCCTGTTCATCTTCGGCCTGGGGATGTTCGGCAGCACCTTCATCCAGCCGATGTATCTCCAGAATTCGCTGGGCTACACCGCCCTGCAGGCCGGCGCGGTCTTCCTGCCGGTCGGGATCATTCAGGGGCTGATCTCGCCGATCGCCGGGAGCCTGGCCGACAAGATCAATCCCAAGGTCCCGACCATCCTGGGGATTATCCTGATGGCCGCCAGCCTCTACTTGAACAGCTTTCTGTCGCTCTTCTCCGAGCGGGAGCAGATCATGATCCCGCTCTATCTGCGCGGCTTGGGAATGGGGATCCTTTTCACCCCCTTAAGCACCCTGGCCCTCTCCCAGATCCCCCGCGAGAAGATGGCCCAGGCCTCGGGGATCTTCAATGTCATCCGCCAGGTGGGCGGGAGTTTCGGCGTGGCCATGCTGGGGACGATCCTCACCCAACGCCAGATCTTCCACACCGCCATCGCCGGCCAGGCGGTGCGGCTGGAGTCGCCGGTCTTCAAAAATACGCTGAACGCCGTGATCAGCTTCGCCAAGGCGATGGCCGGCGGCCCGGCGTACCATACCGCGATTCGCGCCTATAACGACACTCTCCGGGCCGAGGTGCTGATCATCAGCCATCTCTCCAAGCAAGCATTCGTGCAGGCGGTCAACGATTGTTACCTAGTGACCGCGGTGGTCACCACCATCGGGATCATTCCCATCCTTTTCCTGAAGGTCAATAAAAAAAAGACCGCCGGCCATGGCGCGCCGCCCAGTGTGGAATAGAGCGGAGCTTGGACCCTTTGGAAAAAAGCAGGCGGCCACCGGGCCGCCAGTTTTTTTCGATGCAGTTTATTGAAGCGGGAGAGACGGCGGGCAAGGAGGCGACGCTCCCTCGGCCAGCAGCTCCTGGAGGATCTGAACGTCGCTGAAGGGTTGATAGACCGATCCCCGGACCAGATACTGCTCATGGCCTTTGCCGGCCACGATCACGAAGTCCCCCGGCTGCGCCAGTTCCAACGCTTTCCGGATCGCGTTCCGCCGGTCCGGCTCGACGATCAAGGCGCGCCGTTCCTCCTCCCCCATCCCGCGCTGCACATCCTCGAAGATCTGCCCGATATCTTCGTGGTATAGATTATCCGAGGTCAGAATGGGAATATCGGCGTTCTGCACCGCGATTCGCCCCATCAGCGGCCGCTTCAAGCGGTCTTTCTCGCCTTCGCAGCCGAAGACGATGATCCGCCGCCCGCTGCACTGCTCCCGGGCCATCTCCAGGATGCTCTCCAGCGCCGCCGGATTATGGGCGAAATCCACCATCACCCGGAACGGTTGACCGCAGCGGACCTCCTGGTAACGACCGGGCACTCCCGGAAAACGGGGCACCGCCGCCGCGATCGCCGGGAGCGGCACGCCCTCCCGCCAGGCCACGGCCACCGCGGCCAGGATATTATAGCGATTGAAACGGCCCGGCAACGAGGTGGCGATCCGGCATTCCCGGCCGCATAACTCCAGCGTCAGGAGGCTCTGCCTCTCTTGCCGGTCGGTCCGGATCAGCCGGACCATCGCTTCCGGCCCGGCGCCGTAATCATAGACCGGAACCTGGCAAAGCTCCTTTAGCATCGGCCAACTGGGATCCTCGCGGTTGAGCACCGCATACTTGTCCGGCTTGCCGTAAGGGTACAGGTTCCGGAACAGGATGCTCTTGGACTCCAGATAGCTCTGATAATCCTTGTGAAAGTCGAAATGGTCGTGGGTGATATTGGTCAGCACCGCCGCGTCGTATTCGGTGCCGGTCACCCGCTGCAAGGCCAGGGCGTGAGAGGAAACCTCCATGGCCACGGCCTGCATGCCGTTGGCCACCATGGTGGCCAAAGTCCGTTGGAGATCGATGGCATCCGGGGTGGTGCGTTCCGAGGACTCCAGCATCGCGCCGTTCTCGATCCAAACGGTCCCGATCAAGCCGGTGGGAACCTCCGCCGCAGCCAGGATATGTTTGATCAAATGGGCCACGGTGGTCTTGCCGTTGGTGCCGGTGACTCCGATCATCCGCAGCTTTCGCGAGGGCTCGCCGTAAAAACGCGCCGCGGCCAACCCTTCGGCCTCGCGGATCCGCTCCGCCGCCAGCAGCGGGATGGGGGTTTCCCGTTCCACCGGGCCCTCGGTGACCGCCGCCACCGCCCCCTTGCGAATGGCCTCATCCAAATAGAGCAAGCCGTCGGTCTTGTAGCCGTGCACCGCGAAGAACAGATCCCCCGGCCGTACTTTCCGGGAATCATTGGCCAGTCCGGTGATCTCCATCTCCCGGCAGCCTTCGGGAACTGCCACAATCCGAGCCAGTTCGCCCAATTTCATTCCCGCACCCCATTCTCCGCGTTCGCCATCGCTGAGCATATTTTTTTTAAACAGCCGCCAAACTATGCAATTGTTTTCCGGCTGCAACCGCCCTTGAGGAGACTGCGCCGGCCCCCACATATTTCTTCCAGGCGAACCACGCTTTGCCGTTGACGAAAGACCCCGGTCATGGTATATTTTATTCGTATCCAAATAATTTGTATACGAACTATCCCTTTTCCCAACACTGGATGATTCAACCGGCACCCTTGATCCATCGAGTTCCCAACCCCGTTCTATGGTGGAGCTCGGGGCCATCAACCGGCGAACTTTGGAAAACGGACGCCGCAACGGCTTCCCAAATGATAATTCGGAAGTACCGGCACCGAAGAGAGAAAGCATGAGAGGTGATCACCGTGGATGGGGTCAGCCCGCCCTTGTTCTGCCTGTTAATCAAAAACACCTGGCAAAAACTTTCGCGTTATTATAACCAGCGGTTCTCCCCCTATGACCTGTCCGTCCCAAAGGCGTTGCTGCTACTGGAGATCGCCCCCGGGAGCGGCGAGAATCCCAATCATCTCGCCAAAAAACTGGATCTTGAAAATTCCAGCATGACAGGGTTACTGGACCGGCTTGAAAAGAAAGGCTTGATCGCCCGGGAACGCGATCCCCGGGACCGTCGCGGGGTCCTGATCTTTCTGACTTCCGAAGGAGTGCGGGCCCGCGAAACCATCAAAACCCTGGTGGAAGAGCTGGACGCCAAACTTCAGGAAGCATTGACCCCGGAGGAAATTAAAACGTTTCGCAAGGTATTATCGGTCGTAGGAAAGCAAATTTTATAAAGCAGGTGATAGCTTTGGAGAGAAGAGTCGTAATTACCGGCATCGGATTGGTGACGCCGCTGGGATTGACCACCGCCGCCAACTGGGACGCGGCATTGGCCGGACGCTCCGGCATCGGACCGATTACCCGGTTCGACGCCAGCGGGTTCGGAACCCGTTTCGCCGGGGAGGTCAAGGATTTTAACCCGGCC
This is a stretch of genomic DNA from Hydrogenispora ethanolica. It encodes these proteins:
- a CDS encoding class I SAM-dependent methyltransferase; the protein is MKQNKYDDSEFFNKYSQMARSIGGLEAAGEWHVFRVMLPEFSGKRVLDLGCGFGWHCRYAREQGARSVLGVDLSEKMLARARAATADPAIEYRRLAIEDIDFPAAGFDIVVSSLALHYVECFDLVCQKVQHNLTPGGHFVFSVEHPIFTARAAQDWHYGPQGEKLHWPVDDYQTEGARTARFLDEDVVKYHRTLASYLNTLIAAGFRITEIAEPVPSPEMLAQHPDYRHELRRPMFLLVAAVKD
- a CDS encoding catalase; this translates as MNKDFLTDSQGIPVSDDQHSLSLGPSGPIVMADPVFLEKLAHFDRERVPERVLHAKGAGAFGFFRPYQSMAQFTKADFLQSPETITPVFVRFSLAGGSQGGADTVRDIRGFAVRFYTDEGNYDLVGNHVPVFPFRDPLQFPDFVHAIKPDPVSNIRGGPIGTSRFWDFMSLRPESMNFLSYLFSDIGTVQSYRTIQGFGINTFKWVNLRGDEVSIKYHWEPCAGVQCIDSRTATQLAGSDPDIAGRDLFETIAAGQPVEYELCVQIMNVSDAANQPFDPLDPTKIWPEDMIPLLPVGMMTLNKNPGDFFVEVEQAAFSPASLVPGITLSNDRILQGRVFPYGDTQRYRIGPNYANLPINRPRHPVHHKMQAGPMQTRCNDGIANYLPNTLGGGMPLPAPERGCPAPQFASGEIARTEPEGDDYYQPGCRYRNMTELEKQHFVSNIVENLSQAYEPIQNRMLEHFLRTDPDLGRRIAQGIQTVP
- a CDS encoding TetR/AcrR family transcriptional regulator codes for the protein MTEALTSEKHQCILDAAQQRFARYGLAKVTMDEIAQDLGMGKASLYYYFPTKESIYKEVITREQNRFIEQMAALLREPRPAGAKLRLYLERRWVYLNELLNLSAINVHTIHQMKPLFGDLYQRFGQRERALIQQILDEGRETGEFAVADSCQTAAVILNMLRGLRFYYFKTTDALTVGSPEYQKLCADVALMTEIILHGITAPAQK
- a CDS encoding HlyD family secretion protein; this translates as MKIAFAKNLFIPVVLVLALAAGGGWYWYTSMSGYIETDDAIVDGYQATIGSKILGRIAGLLVKENQKVQAGQTLVQLDDSDLRAQENQAQAALAYAQQNVNLARVNQAKAQEDFARAAAQFKAGFISREQYDHAKSALDVTRAQIAIAQSQVASAQSQLNVVRTQLLNTRIAAPMGGVISKRWVMTGDVVQAGQSIFSIYDVQHVWVTANFEETKLARLRVGEPVAIAVDAYPGARFQGRVQEIGANTAAQFSLIPPNNASGNFTKITQRIPVKITFASLSAAQPLLPGMSVEVKVKVN
- a CDS encoding DHA2 family efflux MFS transporter permease subunit, with the translated sequence MAVHHLLQRKLISRFASLHPEHESYRWWVLANIMVGTFMAVLDATIVNVGLPKIMAAFGASLDKIEWISTAYMLVFAVMLPTSGWLADHFGYKRSYFTALLLFTAGSLLCSLAWNENSLIFFRVIQGAGGGLMMPVGMAIVTREFPPEQRGMALGFWGIAAAASISLGPLIGGYLVDNLSWQSIFSVNVPVGLFGMLATLVIQREYRTETSRSFDLVGFLSMAFFLTFLLIALSDGNASWNIGGWTSPFILGCFAVSLVGLVIFLYTEFTVAHPLIELRLLKNFNYGISCLVLFIFGLGMFGSTFIQPMYLQNSLGYTALQAGAVFLPVGIIQGLISPIAGSLADKINPKVPTILGIILMAASLYLNSFLSLFSEREQIMIPLYLRGLGMGILFTPLSTLALSQIPREKMAQASGIFNVIRQVGGSFGVAMLGTILTQRQIFHTAIAGQAVRLESPVFKNTLNAVISFAKAMAGGPAYHTAIRAYNDTLRAEVLIISHLSKQAFVQAVNDCYLVTAVVTTIGIIPILFLKVNKKKTAGHGAPPSVE
- a CDS encoding UDP-N-acetylmuramoyl-L-alanyl-D-glutamate--2,6-diaminopimelate ligase, which produces MKLGELARIVAVPEGCREMEITGLANDSRKVRPGDLFFAVHGYKTDGLLYLDEAIRKGAVAAVTEGPVERETPIPLLAAERIREAEGLAAARFYGEPSRKLRMIGVTGTNGKTTVAHLIKHILAAAEVPTGLIGTVWIENGAMLESSERTTPDAIDLQRTLATMVANGMQAVAMEVSSHALALQRVTGTEYDAAVLTNITHDHFDFHKDYQSYLESKSILFRNLYPYGKPDKYAVLNREDPSWPMLKELCQVPVYDYGAGPEAMVRLIRTDRQERQSLLTLELCGRECRIATSLPGRFNRYNILAAVAVAWREGVPLPAIAAAVPRFPGVPGRYQEVRCGQPFRVMVDFAHNPAALESILEMAREQCSGRRIIVFGCEGEKDRLKRPLMGRIAVQNADIPILTSDNLYHEDIGQIFEDVQRGMGEEERRALIVEPDRRNAIRKALELAQPGDFVIVAGKGHEQYLVRGSVYQPFSDVQILQELLAEGASPPCPPSLPLQ
- a CDS encoding MarR family winged helix-turn-helix transcriptional regulator, yielding MITVDGVSPPLFCLLIKNTWQKLSRYYNQRFSPYDLSVPKALLLLEIAPGSGENPNHLAKKLDLENSSMTGLLDRLEKKGLIARERDPRDRRGVLIFLTSEGVRARETIKTLVEELDAKLQEALTPEEIKTFRKVLSVVGKQIL